Proteins encoded within one genomic window of Vidua macroura isolate BioBank_ID:100142 chromosome 2, ASM2450914v1, whole genome shotgun sequence:
- the CHRDL2 gene encoding chordin-like protein 2: MLPGAGPLAFLLRCLLLLFASESRARARPEAFCDFNGKKYSPGESWHPYLEPQGLMYCIRCSCSESTNIRCYRIQCPALPCASPVTEPQQCCPRCPEPHSPSGLRAPAKSCQYNGTTFQQGEMFSSSELFPGRQPNQCVQCSCSEGQIYCGLVTCPELLCSSPFSVPDSCCQVCKDGSFEKSTEEEPLQLNRGVRHSQDQCLGDVVGRKPPGATVSTVLSSSLELIPRSFKPKGTGGTTVKIVLKEKHKKACVYNGKTYSHGEVWHPVFRLYGLLPCILCTCRDGVQDCQKVTCPKEYPCDYPEKVEGKCCKVCPETRVKPTEEMATPRCGKSPSRVLVYTFVPPRSEPSKEILRTMAIEKELAEEVEIYNWKLIKGIFHLIQTKKISKQEFKQEAQNFRLITRTNEGHWNIFRAHTSELRMTESPEKETKTL, from the exons ATGCTTCCCGGGGCGGGTCCCCTCGCCTTCCTCCTCCggtgcctcctgctcctcttcgCCTCCGAGAGCCGAGCCCGGGCTC GGCCGGAGGCGTTCTGCGACTTCAACGGCAAGAAGTACAGCCCGGGGGAGAGCTGGCACCCGTACCTGgagccccaggggctgatgtACTGCATCCGCTGCAGCTGCTCCGAG AGCACCAACATCAGGTGCTACCGGAtccagtgcccagctctgccgtGTGCCAGCCCTGTCACcgagccccagcagtgctgcccgCGGTGTCCCG aGCCCCACTCCCCGTCCGGCCTCCGTGCCCCCGCCAAGTCGTGCCAGTACAACGGGACGACGTTCCAGCAGGGCGAGATGTTCAGCAGCAGCGAGCTCTTCCCCGGCCGCCAGCCCAACCAGTGTGTGCAGTGCAGCTGCTCC GAAGGCCAGATTTACTGCGGCTTGGTGACCTGCCCCgagctgctgtgctcctctCCCTTCAGTGTGCCGGATTCCTGCTGCCAGGTCTGCAAAG ATGGCTCCTTTGAGAAGTCCACGGAAGAGGAGCCCCTGCAGTTAAACAGAGGTGTT AGACACTCACAAGACCAGTGCTTGGGAGACGTGGTGGGGAGGAAGCCACCCGGAGCCACCGTGTCCACGGtcctcagctcttccctggaGTTGATTCCCAGAAGCTTCAAACCCAAGGGAACAGGTGGCACCACTGTGAAGATCGTCTTGAAAGAGAAGCACAAGAAAG cttgtGTTTACAACGGGAAGACCTACTCGCACGGGGAAGTGTGGCACCCCGTCTTCCGGCTCTACGGCCTCCTGCCCTGCATCCTCTGCACCTGCAGGGACGGCGTCCAGGACTGCCAGAAGGTCACGTGCCCTAAGGAGTATCCCTGTGACTATCCAGAAAAAGTAGAAGGGAAATGCTGTAAAGTATGCCCAG AAACCAGAGTCAAACCCACGGAGGAGATGGCCACCCCCCGGTGTGGCAAGAGCCCCAGCCGTGTCCTGGTGTACACGTTTGTGCCGCCGCGCTCCGAGCCCTCCAAGGAGATCCTCAGGACCATGGCCATCGAGAAGGAGCTGGCAGAAGAGGTGGAAATCTACAACTGGAAGCTGATTAAAG GAATTTTCCATCTGATCCAGACCAAGAAGATCAGCAAGCAAGAATTCAAGCAAGAAGCACAAAACTTCAGGTTGATCACTAGGACAAACGAAG GTCACTGGAACATCTTCCGAGCCCACACGTCGGAGCTGAGGATGACAGAAAGCCCAGAGAAGGAAACGAAGACCTTGTAA